The Kiloniellales bacterium genome has a window encoding:
- a CDS encoding NAD(P)-dependent alcohol dehydrogenase, whose amino-acid sequence MKAYEIVSPEGIDALALQERPQSEPGPGQILVRLRASSINYRDLLNVLDPPARGIDYPRIPNSDGAGEVLEVGPGVTRFRTGDRVAGCFFQRWPAGGITPEAMASALGGPVDGLLAETAVLEEDGAVAIPEHLSFEEAATLPCAALTAWHILVEMGRIKAGDTVLTLGTGGVSIFALQFAVQQGARVIVTSSSDDKLARARELGAWQTVNYRSTPDWERAVLELTRGRGADVVVEVGGAGTLEKSIQAVRVGGRIGLVGVLTGGRIDPTSVMRKSIRLQGIYVGSREMFEAMNRAIAAGGLRPVIDRGFGFEEARAAYHHMRSGGHFGKIVIKIP is encoded by the coding sequence ATGAAGGCCTACGAGATCGTCTCGCCGGAAGGCATCGATGCCCTGGCCCTGCAGGAGCGTCCGCAGTCCGAGCCCGGTCCCGGGCAGATCCTGGTCCGGCTGCGCGCCTCCTCGATCAACTATCGCGACCTGCTCAACGTCCTCGATCCGCCGGCGCGGGGCATCGACTACCCCCGAATCCCCAACTCCGACGGCGCCGGCGAGGTGCTCGAGGTCGGGCCGGGGGTGACCCGCTTCCGGACCGGCGACCGGGTCGCCGGCTGCTTCTTCCAGCGCTGGCCGGCCGGCGGCATCACGCCGGAGGCCATGGCCAGCGCCCTGGGCGGGCCGGTCGACGGCCTGCTGGCGGAAACCGCGGTCCTGGAAGAGGACGGGGCGGTCGCCATCCCCGAGCACCTGTCCTTCGAGGAGGCCGCGACCCTGCCCTGCGCCGCCCTGACCGCCTGGCACATCCTGGTCGAGATGGGCCGGATCAAGGCCGGCGACACGGTGCTGACCCTGGGCACCGGCGGGGTCTCGATCTTCGCCCTTCAGTTCGCCGTCCAGCAGGGCGCCCGGGTCATCGTGACCTCCAGCAGCGACGACAAGCTGGCCCGCGCGCGCGAGCTGGGCGCCTGGCAGACCGTCAATTACCGGAGCACTCCGGACTGGGAGCGGGCGGTCCTGGAGCTGACCAGGGGCCGCGGCGCCGACGTCGTGGTCGAGGTCGGCGGCGCCGGCACCCTGGAGAAGTCGATCCAGGCGGTCCGGGTTGGCGGCCGCATCGGCCTGGTCGGGGTCTTGACCGGCGGCCGGATCGACCCGACCAGCGTGATGCGCAAGTCGATCCGCCTGCAGGGCATCTACGTCGGCAGCCGGGAGATGTTCGAGGCCATGAACCGGGCGATCGCCGCCGGCGGCCTGAGGCCGGTCATCGACCGCGGCTTCGGCTTCGAGGAGGCCCGCGCCGCCTACCACCACATGCGGAGCGGCGGCCACTTCGGCAAGATCGTGATCAAGATTCCATAA
- a CDS encoding XRE family transcriptional regulator encodes MEVLSADDASVDRRIAQRLKGLRAERGWSLDELARRSAVSRASLSRLENGEVSPTASVLGRLCAAYGLSLSRLMYLVEDGFAPLVRREAQPVWTDRESGFRRRSLSPPAQSLAGEALACELEAGRHIAYERPPRPGLEHHLHLVEGRLEVTVDGRRHDLRPGDCLRYQLFGPSAFATPAESGARYTLFIV; translated from the coding sequence ATGGAAGTCCTGTCCGCAGATGACGCCTCCGTCGACCGGCGAATCGCCCAACGGCTGAAGGGCCTGCGGGCCGAACGCGGCTGGTCCCTGGACGAGCTGGCGCGGCGCAGCGCGGTCAGCCGGGCCAGCCTGTCGCGGCTCGAGAACGGGGAGGTGAGCCCGACCGCAAGCGTGCTGGGCAGGCTTTGCGCCGCCTACGGTCTGAGCCTCTCGCGGCTGATGTACTTGGTCGAGGACGGCTTCGCGCCGCTGGTCCGTCGGGAGGCGCAGCCGGTCTGGACGGACCGGGAGAGCGGCTTTCGGCGGCGATCGCTCTCCCCGCCCGCGCAGAGCCTGGCCGGCGAGGCCCTGGCGTGCGAACTCGAGGCGGGCCGCCACATCGCCTACGAGCGCCCGCCGCGGCCGGGGCTGGAGCACCACCTGCACCTGGTCGAGGGCCGGCTGGAGGTGACCGTCGACGGGCGGCGCCACGACCTGCGGCCCGGCGACTGCCTGCGCTACCAGCTCTTCGGCCCCAGCGCTTTCGCCACCCCCGCGGAGAGCGGCGCCAGGTACACCCTCTTCATCGTGTGA
- a CDS encoding NADP-dependent oxidoreductase yields MSENTNHQVLLVARPEGGVREDCFRLEAAPRPEPGPGQLLVRVIYLSLDPAMRGWISEAPNYREALPLGSVMTGFTVGEVAASRHPDYAVGDVVLGRQGWREWAVSDGSDVHRKLDPAEAPISTALHVLGHTGLTAYLGLTEVGRPAAGETVMVSTAAGAVGSMVGQIAKLKGCRSVGLTGSDEKVARCRTDFGYDAAINYKTAADLEAAIAAACPDGIDVYFDNVGGPISDAVLERINVGARIIVCGTMGIPDGGPDDPPPLGPRPNRQLLIRRARMEGFLVLDHLASLDRLPAELVAWVRDGKLGYREDRVQGLENAASALLRLLSGQNLGKMIVQVAADPTLSEG; encoded by the coding sequence ATGTCGGAGAACACCAACCATCAGGTCCTGCTGGTCGCACGCCCGGAGGGCGGGGTGCGGGAGGACTGCTTCCGACTGGAGGCTGCGCCACGGCCCGAGCCCGGGCCGGGGCAGCTGCTGGTCCGGGTGATTTACCTCTCGCTCGACCCGGCCATGCGGGGCTGGATCTCCGAGGCGCCGAACTACCGTGAGGCGCTGCCCTTGGGCTCGGTCATGACCGGCTTCACCGTGGGCGAGGTGGCGGCCTCCCGGCATCCCGACTACGCCGTGGGCGATGTCGTCCTGGGCCGCCAGGGCTGGCGGGAATGGGCGGTCTCGGACGGCAGCGACGTCCACCGCAAGCTCGATCCGGCCGAGGCGCCGATCTCGACCGCGCTTCACGTTCTGGGGCACACTGGTCTCACCGCCTATCTCGGGCTGACCGAGGTCGGCCGGCCGGCGGCCGGGGAAACGGTTATGGTCTCGACCGCGGCCGGCGCGGTCGGCTCCATGGTCGGGCAGATCGCGAAGCTCAAGGGCTGTCGCAGCGTGGGCCTGACCGGATCGGACGAGAAGGTGGCGCGCTGCCGCACCGACTTCGGCTACGACGCGGCGATCAACTACAAGACGGCGGCCGACCTCGAGGCCGCGATCGCTGCGGCCTGTCCCGACGGCATCGACGTCTATTTCGACAACGTCGGCGGCCCGATCTCCGACGCCGTGCTGGAGCGGATCAACGTCGGCGCCCGCATCATCGTCTGCGGCACCATGGGCATCCCGGACGGCGGGCCGGACGATCCGCCGCCCCTGGGCCCGCGGCCCAACCGCCAGCTGCTGATCAGGCGGGCGCGGATGGAGGGCTTCCTGGTGCTCGACCACCTGGCCAGCCTGGACCGCCTGCCGGCCGAGCTGGTCGCCTGGGTCCGGGACGGAAAGCTCGGTTATCGGGAGGACAGGGTGCAGGGCCTGGAGAACGCGGCTTCGGCGCTTCTGCGCCTTCTTTCCGGCCAAAACCTCGGCAAGATGATCGTCCAGGTCGCCGCCGACCCGACACTTTCCGAGGGTTAG
- a CDS encoding transglutaminase-like domain-containing protein: MTDPTLAFYATQSAHSDPQDFARLIAAAPADWAGLCRWVQNLVFHIYDASELDPPLPAERQQDRRARRVSEILERIGDAGPGDLGRPRAPQQRFSGTCRDFALLTCSLLRHQAVPARLRVGFAGYFNAPRFEDHWLCEAWDSNQGRWRLLDAQLGPEDRRRFQVAFDPLDVPRDAFLTAGAAWQSLRTGDREAKRFGVSFVGIEGAWFVASSLFRDLAALNKVELEPWDYWSHTLAISERHEVPEGLEPLLDEIAAALAADPIDFDAVRQLYARPDLGVPGEVVCYPSGELERARVF; encoded by the coding sequence ATGACCGACCCGACCCTAGCTTTCTACGCCACTCAGTCCGCTCACTCCGACCCGCAAGACTTTGCCCGGCTCATCGCCGCCGCGCCCGCCGATTGGGCCGGTCTCTGCCGATGGGTGCAAAACCTCGTCTTCCACATCTACGATGCCAGCGAGCTGGATCCGCCCCTGCCGGCCGAACGGCAGCAGGATCGCCGGGCCCGCCGCGTCTCGGAGATCCTGGAGCGAATCGGCGACGCAGGCCCTGGAGACCTCGGAAGGCCGCGGGCGCCGCAGCAGCGCTTCTCCGGGACCTGCCGAGACTTTGCCCTGCTGACCTGCAGCCTGCTTCGGCATCAGGCGGTTCCGGCCCGGCTCCGGGTCGGCTTCGCCGGCTACTTCAATGCGCCGCGTTTCGAGGACCACTGGCTCTGTGAGGCCTGGGACTCGAATCAAGGGCGCTGGCGGCTTCTTGACGCTCAGCTTGGCCCGGAAGACCGGCGGCGTTTCCAGGTGGCTTTCGATCCTTTGGACGTGCCTCGCGATGCCTTCCTCACCGCGGGGGCGGCGTGGCAGTCTCTGCGCACGGGAGACAGGGAGGCAAAGCGCTTCGGCGTCTCCTTCGTCGGGATCGAGGGGGCCTGGTTCGTGGCGAGCAGCCTGTTCCGCGACCTGGCGGCCCTCAACAAAGTGGAGCTGGAGCCCTGGGACTACTGGTCGCATACGCTCGCGATCTCGGAACGCCATGAGGTGCCTGAGGGCCTGGAGCCGCTCCTCGACGAGATCGCCGCGGCGCTGGCGGCGGACCCGATCGACTTCGATGCCGTTCGGCAGTTGTATGCGCGGCCGGACCTGGGCGTGCCGGGCGAGGTGGTCTGCTATCCCTCCGGCGAACTGGAGCGGGCCCGGGTCTTCTAG
- a CDS encoding NAD(P)/FAD-dependent oxidoreductase, giving the protein MRRYDLTIVGGGFAGLVCARVAAQRGLRVAVLEAKPDAGARPHTTGIMVKEAADEVDIPARLTRRIRGVRLYAPSGRHLDLFAPGYYFLASDTPGLLRWLAAEAQRAGAEVFYDLRFEGAAPCGAGWRLAAPPIETRFLIGADGARSRVAETLGLGRNRHFLTGLEAELPEAPAVAPAFLHCFLDSRLAPGYLAWIVAGVGITQVGLAATAGRKPDLGGFLARHGPRFGLEGRTPLARRAGVIPAGGPVRPLWRPGALLVGDAAGLASPMTGGGIQLAYRFGRRAAQVVSDHLLDGGGEPGRVLAAELPRFRLKRRLRRALDLAPPNLLVEAALRLGVTRRLAQQIFFHRRGSSDPEAYRRFLESQAHDPVLQEAGARPATDG; this is encoded by the coding sequence ATGCGGCGCTACGACCTGACCATCGTGGGCGGCGGCTTCGCCGGGCTGGTCTGCGCCCGGGTCGCCGCCCAGCGCGGCCTCCGGGTCGCGGTCCTGGAGGCCAAGCCGGACGCCGGGGCGCGGCCCCACACGACCGGGATCATGGTCAAGGAGGCCGCCGACGAGGTCGACATCCCGGCGCGCCTGACCCGCCGGATCCGGGGCGTGCGCCTCTACGCGCCCTCGGGCCGCCACCTCGACCTCTTCGCGCCCGGCTACTACTTCCTGGCCAGCGACACCCCCGGCCTGCTGCGCTGGCTGGCCGCGGAGGCCCAGCGTGCCGGGGCCGAGGTCTTCTACGACCTGCGCTTCGAGGGCGCCGCGCCCTGCGGCGCCGGCTGGCGCCTGGCCGCGCCGCCGATCGAGACCCGCTTCCTGATCGGCGCCGACGGCGCCCGCTCCCGGGTGGCGGAGACGCTCGGGCTCGGCCGCAACCGGCACTTCCTCACGGGTCTCGAGGCCGAGCTCCCCGAGGCGCCGGCGGTCGCCCCGGCGTTCCTGCATTGCTTCCTCGACAGCCGCCTGGCGCCGGGCTATCTCGCCTGGATCGTCGCCGGGGTCGGCATCACCCAGGTCGGCCTGGCGGCGACCGCCGGCCGCAAGCCGGACCTCGGCGGCTTCCTCGCCCGCCACGGCCCGCGCTTCGGCCTGGAGGGCCGGACGCCCCTGGCCCGCCGGGCCGGGGTGATCCCGGCCGGCGGCCCGGTCCGACCCCTCTGGCGTCCCGGCGCGCTGCTGGTCGGCGACGCCGCCGGGCTGGCCTCGCCCATGACCGGCGGCGGCATCCAGCTCGCCTACCGCTTCGGCCGGCGCGCGGCGCAGGTCGTCTCGGACCACCTGCTGGACGGCGGTGGCGAGCCCGGCCGCGTGCTGGCCGCCGAACTGCCCCGCTTCCGGCTCAAACGCCGGCTACGGCGCGCCCTGGACCTGGCGCCGCCGAACCTCCTGGTCGAGGCCGCGCTGCGCCTCGGCGTCACCCGCCGGCTCGCCCAGCAGATCTTCTTCCACCGCCGCGGCAGCAGCGATCCCGAAGCCTATCGGCGCTTTCTGGAGAGCCAGGCCCATGACCCGGTGCTGCAGGAGGCCGGCGCCCGGCCGGCCACCGACGGCTAG
- a CDS encoding ABC transporter ATP-binding protein, giving the protein MLSVEHLSYDYPGTRALQDVSFGLTPQSITALVGPNGAGKTTLLRCMAALAEPIAGRVLLEGQDVHEEPRESHKAMGYLSDFFGLYDHLTVQQCLRHRAAAQGVASGRRAELVARAAQRTDLDDRLRQPAGALSRGLRQRLAIAQAILHEPRFLLLDEPASGLDPEARQRLSELLLKLRDEGMTLIVSSHILAELRDYSSHMLILRDGRLVHHGPVAGEAEADARVAVVIDLSAPAPRFAELLAAGAGVTVLSCSETSARVLLAEAPATREALLRHLVEAGLPVCGFKVERSDLQDAYMAQVKEAGGAA; this is encoded by the coding sequence ATGCTTTCGGTCGAGCACCTCTCCTACGACTACCCCGGCACCCGCGCGCTGCAGGACGTGTCCTTCGGTCTGACGCCGCAGAGCATCACCGCCCTGGTCGGCCCCAACGGCGCCGGCAAGACCACCCTCTTGCGCTGCATGGCGGCCCTGGCCGAGCCGATCGCCGGCCGCGTGCTCCTGGAAGGGCAGGACGTTCACGAGGAGCCGCGCGAGAGCCACAAGGCCATGGGCTACCTCTCGGACTTCTTCGGCCTCTACGACCACCTGACCGTGCAGCAGTGCCTGCGCCATCGGGCGGCCGCCCAGGGCGTCGCGTCCGGGCGCCGGGCCGAACTGGTCGCGCGGGCGGCACAGCGCACGGACCTCGACGACCGTCTGAGGCAGCCGGCCGGCGCCCTGTCGCGCGGCCTGCGCCAGCGCCTGGCGATCGCCCAGGCGATCCTCCACGAACCGCGATTCCTCCTGCTCGACGAGCCGGCCTCGGGGCTGGATCCCGAGGCGCGGCAGCGGCTCTCGGAGCTGCTGCTCAAGCTGCGCGACGAGGGCATGACCCTGATCGTCTCCTCGCACATCCTGGCCGAGCTGCGAGACTACTCCAGCCACATGCTGATCCTGCGCGACGGCCGCCTGGTGCATCACGGCCCGGTCGCCGGCGAGGCCGAGGCGGACGCTCGTGTGGCGGTGGTGATCGATCTCTCGGCGCCCGCGCCACGCTTCGCGGAGCTGCTGGCCGCCGGCGCGGGGGTGACGGTTCTGAGCTGCAGCGAGACCAGCGCCCGAGTCCTGCTGGCGGAAGCGCCGGCCACGCGCGAAGCTCTGCTGCGGCACCTGGTCGAGGCCGGTCTGCCGGTCTGCGGCTTCAAGGTCGAGCGGAGCGACCTGCAGGATGCCTACATGGCGCAGGTCAAGGAGGCCGGCGGTGCAGCTTAA
- a CDS encoding MFS transporter, whose product MSPAEAAKHRRRNVFLLALCQAAGMSSATLMLSFTALVGAKLAPDVRLATLPLALQWVSVMLLAMPAAYLMKQRGRRLGLSLSAGLGILAGLLGAWAISAESFLLFCLTSLPFGASAVGVMFYRFAAADVADEAFRSRAISLVLAGGVIAAILGPELAKRSKDLLEAPFAGGYLMIALLSLVILLLLQFTTIPKPGDTERSRGGRPILELARQPVFIVAVLCALIGYGTMNLVMTVTPPAMIGQGHPFDSAALVIQWHVLGMYAPSFFTGHVIARFGVLRVLITGAVLMLGCTAVNLLGAGDVWTFAAALVLLGVGWNFLFVGGTTLLTESYRPEEKAKVQAMNEFLVWGTVACTALSAGALHNTAGWGAINLAATLPLAAVLLALALFARHRRRAAARASTAGA is encoded by the coding sequence ATGAGTCCGGCCGAAGCGGCAAAGCATCGGCGCCGCAACGTCTTTCTGCTGGCCCTGTGCCAGGCGGCCGGCATGAGCAGCGCCACCCTGATGCTGAGCTTCACCGCGCTGGTCGGGGCCAAGCTGGCCCCGGACGTCCGCCTGGCGACGCTGCCTCTGGCGTTGCAGTGGGTGTCGGTCATGCTGCTGGCGATGCCGGCCGCCTACCTGATGAAGCAGCGCGGCCGGCGCCTGGGCCTGAGCCTCAGCGCCGGCCTCGGGATCCTCGCCGGACTGCTCGGCGCCTGGGCGATCTCGGCCGAAAGCTTCCTGCTCTTCTGTCTGACCTCGCTCCCCTTCGGCGCGTCGGCCGTGGGAGTCATGTTCTATCGCTTCGCGGCCGCCGACGTCGCCGACGAGGCCTTCAGGAGCCGGGCGATTTCCCTGGTCCTGGCCGGCGGCGTGATCGCCGCGATCCTCGGGCCGGAGCTCGCCAAGCGCTCCAAGGACCTTCTGGAGGCGCCTTTCGCCGGGGGCTACCTGATGATCGCCCTGCTGTCCCTGGTGATCCTGCTGCTTCTGCAATTCACGACCATCCCGAAGCCGGGTGACACGGAACGCAGCCGGGGCGGACGGCCGATCCTGGAGCTGGCACGCCAGCCGGTCTTCATCGTCGCCGTGCTTTGCGCCCTGATCGGCTACGGCACCATGAACCTGGTGATGACGGTGACGCCGCCGGCCATGATCGGCCAGGGCCATCCCTTCGACAGCGCGGCCCTGGTGATCCAATGGCACGTGCTCGGCATGTACGCCCCCTCCTTCTTCACCGGCCACGTGATCGCGCGCTTCGGCGTGCTGCGGGTGCTGATCACCGGCGCCGTCCTGATGCTCGGCTGCACGGCGGTGAACCTCCTGGGCGCCGGCGACGTCTGGACCTTCGCCGCAGCTCTGGTCCTGCTCGGGGTCGGCTGGAACTTCCTCTTCGTCGGCGGCACGACCTTGCTGACCGAGAGCTATCGGCCCGAGGAGAAGGCCAAGGTCCAGGCGATGAACGAGTTCCTGGTCTGGGGCACCGTGGCCTGCACCGCGCTTTCCGCCGGCGCGCTGCACAACACCGCGGGCTGGGGCGCGATCAATCTCGCCGCGACCCTGCCCCTGGCGGCCGTGCTCCTGGCCCTCGCCCTCTTCGCTCGTCACCGGCGGCGGGCGGCGGCGCGGGCCTCGACGGCCGGCGCCTGA
- a CDS encoding GNAT family N-acetyltransferase, with translation MARHPEPEISTFTADDIVRHVRELGALLQDCVQDGASISFVLPFTTEEAEAFWRRKVLPAVRGGGLLLLVARQDGVIAGSVQLDHDTPPNQPHRAEVRKLMVHPGFRRQGLARALMVELERLAFRMGRRLITLDTRTGDAAEPLYASLDYKTAGIIPDFCRDTIEDRLDPTTIMYKAL, from the coding sequence ATGGCCAGACATCCGGAACCCGAAATCTCGACCTTCACGGCCGACGACATCGTGCGCCACGTCCGCGAGCTCGGCGCGCTCCTCCAGGACTGTGTGCAGGACGGGGCCAGCATCAGCTTCGTGCTGCCCTTCACGACGGAGGAGGCCGAGGCCTTCTGGCGACGGAAGGTGCTGCCGGCGGTCCGCGGCGGCGGTCTCCTGCTCCTGGTCGCGCGCCAGGACGGCGTCATCGCGGGCTCCGTCCAGCTGGACCACGATACGCCGCCCAACCAGCCCCATCGGGCCGAGGTCCGCAAGCTCATGGTCCATCCCGGCTTCCGCCGCCAGGGCCTGGCCAGGGCCTTGATGGTCGAGCTCGAGCGTCTTGCGTTCCGGATGGGGCGGCGCCTGATCACCCTGGACACCCGCACCGGCGATGCGGCCGAGCCGCTCTACGCCTCGCTGGACTACAAGACGGCGGGGATCATCCCGGATTTCTGCCGCGACACCATCGAAGACCGGCTCGATCCGACCACGATCATGTACAAGGCGCTTTGA
- the gabD gene encoding NADP-dependent succinate-semialdehyde dehydrogenase: protein MPSEAHARIESGAPALTDPDLFRELCYIDGQWVGAESGETQEVNNPASGDVMGTVPKMGAEETRRAIEAAERAWPAWRAKTAKERAAVLRRWYELMTENQDDLAVLMTMEQGKPLAEAKGEIAYGASFIEWFAEEGKRIYGDTIPQHQPDKRIVVIKQPVGVVATITPWNFPNAMITRKCGPALAAGCPVVVKPASQTPYSALALAELAERAGLPKGVLNVVTGSASAIGEEMTSNPIVRKLSFTGSTEIGKLLMQQSAATVKKVSMELGGNAPFIVFDDADLDAAVEGAILCKFRNTGQTCVCANRILVQESVYDAFAEKLAAAVAKLKVGNGLEAGISQGPLIDLAALEKVEEHVADATEKGARVVSGGQRHALGGTFYEPTILAEVTTEMKVTKEETFGPVAPLFRFKTEEEAVAMANDTEFGLAAYFYARDLGRVWRVGEALESGIVGINTGIISTEVAPFGGVKESGVGREGSHYGMDEFLEVKYLCMGGV from the coding sequence ATGCCGTCAGAAGCCCATGCCAGAATCGAAAGCGGGGCGCCGGCCCTGACGGACCCGGATCTCTTCCGGGAGCTCTGCTACATCGACGGCCAGTGGGTCGGCGCCGAGTCCGGCGAGACCCAGGAGGTCAACAACCCGGCCAGCGGCGACGTCATGGGGACGGTGCCCAAGATGGGCGCCGAGGAGACCCGGCGCGCCATCGAGGCGGCCGAGCGCGCCTGGCCGGCCTGGCGGGCCAAGACCGCCAAGGAGCGCGCCGCGGTGCTGCGCCGCTGGTACGAGCTGATGACGGAGAACCAGGACGACCTGGCGGTCCTGATGACCATGGAGCAGGGCAAGCCGCTCGCCGAGGCCAAGGGCGAGATCGCCTACGGCGCCAGCTTCATCGAATGGTTCGCCGAGGAAGGCAAGCGGATCTACGGCGACACCATCCCCCAGCACCAGCCCGACAAGCGCATCGTGGTGATCAAGCAGCCGGTCGGCGTGGTCGCCACCATTACGCCGTGGAACTTCCCCAACGCCATGATCACCCGCAAGTGCGGCCCGGCCCTGGCGGCCGGCTGCCCGGTGGTGGTCAAGCCGGCCAGCCAGACGCCCTATTCGGCGCTGGCCCTGGCGGAGCTGGCCGAGCGGGCGGGCCTGCCCAAGGGCGTCCTCAACGTCGTCACCGGCTCGGCCTCGGCGATCGGCGAGGAGATGACCTCGAACCCGATCGTGCGCAAGCTCTCCTTCACCGGCTCCACCGAGATCGGCAAGCTCCTGATGCAGCAGAGCGCGGCCACGGTGAAGAAGGTCTCGATGGAGCTGGGCGGCAACGCGCCCTTCATCGTCTTCGACGACGCCGACCTGGACGCCGCGGTCGAGGGCGCCATCCTCTGCAAGTTCCGCAACACCGGCCAGACCTGCGTCTGCGCCAACCGTATCCTGGTCCAGGAGTCCGTTTACGACGCCTTCGCCGAGAAGCTGGCGGCGGCGGTCGCCAAGCTCAAGGTCGGCAACGGCCTGGAGGCCGGCATCAGCCAGGGCCCGCTGATCGACCTGGCGGCGCTCGAGAAGGTTGAGGAGCACGTCGCCGATGCCACGGAGAAGGGCGCCCGGGTGGTCTCGGGCGGACAGCGCCACGCCCTGGGCGGCACCTTCTACGAGCCGACCATCCTGGCCGAGGTTACGACCGAGATGAAGGTCACCAAAGAGGAGACCTTCGGCCCGGTGGCGCCGCTGTTCCGCTTCAAGACCGAGGAGGAGGCAGTCGCCATGGCCAACGACACCGAGTTCGGCCTGGCCGCCTACTTCTACGCCCGCGACCTGGGCCGGGTCTGGCGGGTCGGCGAGGCCCTGGAGAGCGGCATCGTCGGCATCAACACCGGCATCATCTCGACCGAGGTCGCGCCCTTCGGCGGGGTCAAGGAATCCGGCGTCGGCCGCGAGGGCTCCCACTACGGCATGGACGAGTTCCTGGAGGTCAAATACCTCTGCATGGGCGGGGTTTAG